The following coding sequences lie in one Anticarsia gemmatalis isolate Benzon Research Colony breed Stoneville strain chromosome 16, ilAntGemm2 primary, whole genome shotgun sequence genomic window:
- the LOC142979185 gene encoding serine/threonine-protein kinase mTor-like isoform X2, translating into MKMTSYQVSDLVSGLKSRHAETRHKAIRELLHFTKTDLREMSPDCLTQVLDDFNQQIHALTSSYDNNEKKAGILTIVCLIGGDTETTKARNVRYAHYLRNVFPSNDVTVLELGAKTMGKLAVTLGIKRVEYVEYEIKRSYEWLAEERNEGKRLSAVLILRELAISMPSYFYQHINGFFNHIMIPLRDPKEQIREAAAKALRAALVITAQRENPEQSNKAHWYIQCHEQAMMSFADQTGRERGLSRDDHVHGALLILNELLRCSNSAWEKKYTSLMQKLDSEQDLSDEMTPLNSKVQSSWTIQHFPDDKSQHTIVYESSICKKLITETYEKICSDVMAQQISRAHSVHQMLLLLIPRLAAFNRDAFTKRHLKSTINHLITFLRGREKEKAMAFTTLGLICVAVENDVHGYLPRIIEIIKLTLPLKDTPKKRNGSDTPLFNCVTLLGFAMKEEVANEVKELLDPMCATGLSPQLTTCFKELSQNLPSLKKEITDRLLNMLSLILRKKPYAGGGNKLSIDENQIVHMFTTAMLVEPHDAAKLVLALRTLGSFDFEWNNTLMSFIRRCTDHYVLSEQHDVRIEAVKTAAKLLMKAVERCAQTNSRTLNVIIDESLGKLLSVGRSDFDHEVRYRVLEIFTNPIFDRYLAIEEHLNCLFVAINDSNNDVSELALCIVSRLSNINPSYTIPTLRQLFVQVLMELQHSESTRNKEQALRMVNNIISHAPRITRQFVDTILNVLVPKLKQESNNPTMVSTILKAIGDLAEVNGGGSALNQWLPQLMSIQIEILSDPNQLEKRSVALWSFGQVVSATGHVVTPYMEYPHLMDMLLNFLKTEQQTRERRETIRVLGSLGALDPYKHKVNQGLIDFQTVSTLIPVSDPSTSEHFDSNISEMVVNMSPLILDEFYPAIVLTSLMKMLRDPMLTQHHTSVVHSVTFIFQTLGIKCVPYISRVTPNLLYVIRTTDNSNFREFLLTQLAQLISVVKIQIRNYLEDIFDIIKEYWTPNSQLQSTLIMLVEHITVAIGPEFKVYLRKILPNILRVLKYDSSKDKMLTEKLLLAIQKFENNLDDVLLSIVPAITSLFDGRNIPISISKLAMETIEYLSMYLYFKPYSAIIIQALARVLDNNPVLRHAAMNTLCALVIQLGREYIDYIPSVDRILIKHKIQCPHYIVLVTRLQAISTLASDDDYLDETRLRLRNKKTDVGLGDMQTIPRLTLNVYNLRKCWSVNNVISKEDWTEWLRRLSIGFLTESNSPAIRACSSLAQNYPQLANELFNAALMSCWTELDDGSRKELVAALEHALTVPDNPEVALAVLNLAEFLEHCEKGSLPIPIKLLGDTAINCRAYAKALYYKEQEYKRNPSKQVIESLIHINNKLQRIEASSGLLEKVIMQKKNGDTSLNVHVRWYEKLHNWDQALDLYNKKLETEPQDDDSRLGMMRCLEALGEWRKLYNITSEQWDKMSEDIKKKSAKMAAAASWGLQEWESMRKYVGSISEDSQEGAFYRAIIAIHEGQWSESRHFIDSARNLLDIELTAVVGESYQRAYGALVNAQLLTELEEVVTYKLVEERRNPIRKCWWLRLQGGQRLVEDWRKMLQIRSLVMSPREDFQTWLKFASLCRKTGAINQAHKIVLSILGSDPINNPDVLLRTQDPRIVLSYSKNLWDAGNKRYAYDVLQRFVDNAEPDHDEHYRLLARCHLKLGSWCESLQEINELSIPEILRNYAAATFLAPDWYKACHAWACMNFETVLFYKQQDNISESSLAGGSGEKKVSRADFINTHTIPAIEGFFKSISLSNGSALQDTLRLLTLWFDHGHHPSIYDALFEGIRQIDVKIWLQVIPQLIARIDSPRSLVAKLVHILLIDIGKLHPQALVYPLTVATKSSFVTRKNAANYILKTMSAHSQNLVNEAAIISEELIKVAILWHDQVFIALDEASSEKDYRGMFKTLDKMHAMLDRPPETLKEVSFLQMYGRDLQEARRWCELYKESGENRYLNEAWDLYYHVVRRIASQFRSLTSLELQYVSKRLHTCKDFELAVPGSYVPNEKVIRISHIHSHLQVIKSKQRPRRLTIQGSDGKQYMFLLKGHEDLRQDERVMQLFGLVNTLLQADPNTYRHDLAIQRYAVIPLSPNSGLIGWVPQCDTLYNLISDYRDKKSNKMALNTEQQIMLRMASDYQKLMLKHKVEVFEYTLSQTPGNDLSRLLWLKSPSAEAWFERRTNYTRSLAVMSMVGYILGLGDRHPSNIMLHRVTGKVLHIDFGDCFEVTQTRDKFPEKIPFRLTRMLINAMEVTGIEGTYRFTCESVMHVLHKHRDSVMAVLEAFVYDPLLNWRLVDNEHRSLTESSFSSDIDSSYTLPSRSRNHLHYESLEIPPEANLNKRALSILNRIRDKLTGRDFPHVEAVVSVPKQVDLLIKQATNNENLCQCYIGWCPYW; encoded by the exons atgaaaatgacGAGTTATCAAGTATCAGATTTAGTCTCAGGGCTAAAATCTCGCCATGCGGAGACCAGACATAAAGCTATTCGAGAGTTATtgcattttacaaaaacggaTCTTCGGGAGATGTCTCCAGATTGTTTAACACAAGTATTGGATGATTTCAATCAACAGATACATGCTCTCACTTCCAGCTATGACAACAATGAGAAGAAGGCGGGGATTCTCACAATTG TTTGTCTAATTGGTGGAGATACAGAAACAACAAAGGCAAGAAATGTCCGTTATGCTCACTATCTGAGAAATGTTTTTCCTTCAAATGATGTAACTGTTTTGGAGCTGGGAGCTAAAACAATGGGAAAACTTGCAGTCACCCTTGGCATAAAGAGAGTTGAATATGtggaatatgaaataaaaagatcCTATGAGTGGCTGGCAGAAGAAAGAAATGAAGGGAAAAGACTTTCAGCTGTTTTAATATTACGGGAATTAGCTATTTCCATGCCATcttatttttatcaacataTTAATGGTTTTTTTAACCACATCATGATCCCTTTACGCGATCCTAAAGAGCAAATAAGAGAAGCCGCTGCAAAGGCTCTGAGAGCTGCATTAGTAATAACTGCCCAGAGAGAAAATCCTGAGCAGAGTAACAAAGCTCACTGGTACATTCAATGTCATGAACAAGCCATGATGTCATTTGCTGATCAGACAGGACGTGAGAGGGGGCTCAGTAGGGATGATCATGTGCATGGAGCACTTTTGATTCTAAATGAACTGTTGAGATGTTCTAATTCAGCTTGGGAGAAGAAGTACACCAGTTTAATGCAGAAACTTGATTCTGAGCAGGATTTGTCAGATGAAATGACTCCTTTGAACTCAAAAGTACAAAGCTCTTGGACAATACAACACTTTCCTGATGATAAAAGTCAACATACAATAGTTTATGAGTCAAGTATTTGCAAAAAGCTTATCACTGAGACATATGAAAAAATTTGCTCAG acgTTATGGCACAACAAATATCAAGAGCACACAGTGTACACCAGATGCTTTTACTGTTGATCCCTCGGCTAGCTGCTTTCAACCGAGATGCATTCACCAAGAGACACCTTAAGTCCACAATCAATCACTTAATAACTTTCTTACGTGGGAGGGAGAAAGAGAAAGCTATGGCATTTACCACTTTGGGCCTTATTTGTGTAGCTGTAGAGAATGATGTCCATGGATACTTACCAAGGATTATAGAAATTATTAAGTTGACATTACCACTGAAAGACACACCTAAAAAGCGAAATGGCTCTGACACACCATTATTCAATTGTGTAACTTTGTTAGGCTTTGCCATGAAAGAAGAAGTAGCAAATGAAGTAAAAGAATTGTTAGATCCAATGTGTGCTACTGGTCTGAGCCCACAGCTCACTACATGTTTTAAAGAACTAAGTCAGAATTTACCTTCTTTGAAGAAAGAAATAACAGACAGACTCCTGAACATGTTGTCCTTAATACTGCGGAAGAAACCATATGCTGGTGGCGGAAATAAACTGTCAATTGATGAGAATCAGATAGTTCATATGTTTACAACTGCCATGTTGGTGGAGCCGCATGATGCTGCTAAGTTGGTTTTAGCTTTACGGACATTAGGCTCTTTCGACTTCGAATGGAACAATACATTAATGTCTTTTATTAGAAGATGCACAGATCACTATGTCCTGAGTGAACAACATGACGTGAGGATAGAAGCTGTCAAGACTGCTGCTAAACTATTAATGAAGGCTGTTGAGAGATGTGCTCAGACAAATTCGCGCACTTTAAACGTGATAATTGACGAGTCCcttggaaaattattgtcagtcgGTCGATCAGATTTCGATCATGAGGTTCGATACAGAGTCCTAGAAATATTTACCAATCCGATATTTGATAGGTATTTAGCCATAGAAGAGCATCTGAACTGCCTGTTTGTTGCTATCAATGATTCTAACAATGATGTGAGTGAATTAGCTCTGTGCATAGTTAGTAGGCTCAGCAATATTAACCCTAGCTACACTATACCAACATTGCGTCAATTATTTGTACAAGTTTTGATGGAGCTTCAACATTCCGAATCGACGCGTAATAAAGAACAAGCGCTTAGAATGGTTAACAACATCATATCTCATGCCCCGCGAATAACGCGTCAATTCGTTGACACGATACTTAATGTTCTCGTGCCAAAATTAAAACAGGAATCTAACAATCCCACAATGGTATCGACAATATTGAAGGCGATTGGTGATTTGGCTGAAGTGAATGGTGGTGGAAGTGCTCTCAATCAATGGCTCCCTCAGCTTATGTCTATTCAGATCGAAATTCTGTCGGATCCGAACCAACTGGAAAAGCGCAGTGTAGCTCTTTGGTCTTTCGGACAAGTTGTGAGCGCCACTGGTCATGTAGTCACTCCCTATATGGAATACCCGCACTTAATGGACATGCTCCTAAACTTTCTAAAAACAGAGCAACAGACAAGAGAAAGAAGAGAAACGATTCGCGTACTTGGGTCATTGGGAGCTTTGGATCCTTACAAACACAAAGTTAACCAAGGTCTAATCGACTTTCAAACTGTGTCTACCTTGATTCCAGTCTCTGATCCTTCAACCAGCGAGCATTTTGATTCTAATATTAGTGAAATGGTTGTCAATATGTCTCCTCTGATTCTTGATGAATTTTATCCTGCCATTGTTCTCACATCACTTATGAAAATGCTACGTGACCCAATGTTAACGCAGCATCACACAAGCGTCGTGCATTCTgtcacttttatttttcaaactctCGGTATTAAATGTGTACCGTATATATCTCGAGTAACACCAAATCTTCTGTATGTAATACGTACAACGGACAACAGCAACTTTCGCGAGTTTCTGCTCACCCAACTGGCGCAGTTAATTTCCGTTGTTAAAATACAGATACGAAATTACTTGGAGGatatatttgatataattaaagAGTACTGGACTCCCAACAGTCAGCTACAATCTACCCTGATAATGTTGGTGGAACACATAACTGTTGCCATCGGACCAGAGTTTAAAGTATATCTCAGGAAAATACTGCCTAATATTTTGAGAGTTCTTAAATACGACAGTAGTAAAGACAAAATGTTAACAGAAAAGCTGTTGCTAGCCATACagaagtttgaaaataatttggaTGATGTGTTGCTGTCAATAGTGCCTGCTATAACCAGCCTTTTTGACGGTAGAAATATACCGATATCTATTTCGAAATTGGCGATGGAGACTATCGAATATCTGTCTATGTACTTGTACTTTAAACCATACTCGGCCATTATAATTCAGGCTCTGGCAAGAGTGTTAGACAACAATCCTGTGTTGAGACATGCAGCTATGAATACACTGTGTGCTTTGGTGATACAACTTGGTCGAGAGTACATCGACTACATACCATCGGTGGATAGAATACTGATCAAACACAAGATACAATGTCCTCATTACATCGTATTGGTGACGAGATTGCAAGCCATTTCAACATTGGCGTCAGATGACGACTATTTAGATGAAACCCGATTACGGCTGAGAAACAAAAAAACtgat GTTGGTCTTGGTGACATGCAGACTATACCCAGGTTAACATTGAATGTGTACAACTTGAGGAAGTGTTGGTCAGTCAACAATGTTATTTCTAAAGAAGATTGGACCGAATGGCTTCGTCGATTGAGCATTGGTTTCTTGACTGAGTCTAATAGTCCAGCTATAAG AGCGTGTTCATCTCTAGCACAAAACTACCCACAGCTAGCAAATGAACTGTTCAACGCCGCACTCATGTCGTGTTGGACGGAACTGGATGATGGCTCGCGGAAAGAACTGGTTGCAGCTCTCGAACACGCCCTGACTGTTCCCGACAATCCTGAAGTTGCCCTCGCTGTACTCAACCTTGCAGAGTTCTTGGAACATTGTGAAAAAGGCTCCCTGCCCATACCCATCAAACTGCTCGGAGACACGGCTATAAATTGTAGAGCGTATGCTAAAGCGTTGTATTATAAG GAACAAGAGTACAAAAGAAATCCCTCCAAACAAGTTATTGAGTCTCTGATAcacataaataacaaacttcAAAGAATAGAAGCAAGCAGCGGCTTACTCGAAAAAGTCATCATGCAAAAGAAGAACGGAGATACTTCACTCAATGTTCACGTCAGATGGTATGAGAAACTACATAATTGGGACCAAGCGTTagatttgtataataaaaagttgGAAACAGAACCACAAGACGATGACTCACGGTTAGGTATGATGAGGTGTTTAGAAGCTCTGGGTGAATGGAGGAAGCTGTACAATATCACATCTGAACAATGGGACAAAATGTCCGAAGACATTAAGAAGAAGTCGGCAAAAATGGCTGCGGCCGCTTCATGGGGGTTACAGGAATGGGAATCGATGCGGAAGTACGTGGGGTCCATCTCTGAAGACAGCCAGGAAGGTGCCTTCTACAGAGCTATCATTGCTATTCACGAAGGCCAGTGGTCAGAGTCTAGACATTTTATCGATTCCGCTAGGAATCTGTTAGATATTGAATTAACTGCTGTTGTTGGTGAAAGTTATCAACGAGCGTATGGCGCACTTGTCAACGCACAACTGCTGACAGAATTGGAAGAAGTCGTAACATATAAGCTGGTGGAAGAAAGAAGGAACCCTATCCGCAAATGTTGGTGGTTGAGGCTGCAGGGAGGGCAAAGATTAGTCGAGGATTGGCGTAAGATGCTTCAGATCCGCAGCTTAGTAATGTCCCCTCGCGAAGATTTTCAGACTTGGTTGAAGTTTGCTTCTCTGTGTAGAAAAACAGGTGCCATTAATCAAGCACATAAAATTGTTCTCTCTATATTGGGTAGCGATCCTATCAATAACCCTGATGTACTGTTACGTACTCAAGATCCGAGGATAGTGTTGTCTTACAGCAAAAATCTCTGGGATGCAGGAAATAAGCGTTACGCTTATGATGTTCTGCAGAGATTTGTAGACAATGCAGAACCCGACCACGATGAACATTACAGATTATTAGCTCGTTGTCACCTGAAATTAGGATCTTGGTGCGAATCTCTCCAGGAGATTAATGAGTTATCGATTCCTGAGATACTACGTAATTATGCTGCCGCGACGTTCCTTGCACCTGATTGGTACAAAGCGTGTCACGCATGGGCCTGTATGAACTTTGAAACGGTtctattttacaaacaacaggACAATATATCTGAAAGTAGCCTTGCTGGTGGTTCAGGAGAGAAAAAGGTTTCTAGAGCAGACTTTATTAACACACATACTATACCTGCTATTGAAGGCTTCTTCAAGTCTATAAGTTTATCGAATGGCAGCGCGTTGCAGGATACGTTGAGGCTTTTGACGCTATGGTTCGATCACGGTCATCACCCTTCGATTTACGATGCGCTGTTCGAAGGAATCAGACAAATCGATGTGAAGATATGGCTTCAAGTAATACCACAACTTATTGCTAGGATTGATTCACCGAGAAGTTTAGTTGCGAAGCTAGTACATATATTGTTGATAGACATCGGTAAACTGCACCCACAAGCTTTAGTGTATCCTCTGACAGTGGCTACTAAATCGTCGTTTGTGACGCGGAAGAATGCTGCCAACTATATTCTTAAAACTATGAGCGCACACTCACAGAATCTAGTCAATGAAGCCGCGATAATATCCGAGGAACTTATAAAAGTGGCTATTTTGTGGCACGACCAAGTGTTCATTGCGCTGGATGAAGCGTCTAG TGAAAAAGACTACAGAGGTATGTTCAAGACGCTGGACAAAATGCATGCGATGTTGGACCGTCCCCCGGAAACTTTGAAAGAAGTCTCTTTCCTTCAAATGTATGGAAGAGACTTGCAAGAAGCACGCCGTTGGTGTGAACTGTATAAA GAATCAGGCGAGAACCGCTATTTGAACGAAGCGTGGGACTTGTACTACCACGTGGTGCGGCGCATCGCGTCTCAGTTCCGTTCGCTGACGTCACTGGAGCTGCAGTATGTCAGCAAGAGACTGCACACGTGTAAAGACTTCGAGCTCGCCGTGCCTGGCTCCTATGTGCCTAATGAAAAAGTTATTAGAATATCACATATACATAGTCATCTACag GTAATTAAATCCAAACAACGTCCGCGTCGACTTACCATCCAAGGATCGGACGGCAAGCAGTACATGTTCCTTCTGAAAGGACACGAAGACTTGCGTCAGGACGAACGAGTGATGCAACTGTTTGGTTTAGTCAACACGCTGCTGCAAGCAGACCCTAACACATACAGGCACGACCTGGCCATACAACGATATGCCGTCATACCACTGTCACCTAACTCCGGCCTCATTGGATGGGTACCACAATGTGACACGCTGTATAATCTGATCAGCGATTATAGAGACAAGAAGTCCAATAAAATGGCGCTAAATACTGAACAACAAATCATGTTGAGGATGGCGTCTGATTATCAAAAACTGATGTTGAAACATAAG GTGGAGGTGTTCGAATACACTCTATCGCAGACTCCTGGTAACGATCTATCGCGACTACTCTGGCTGAAGAGTCCGTCGGCGGAGGCGTGGTTCGAGCGTCGTACGAACTACACGCGATCGCTCGCCGTCATGAGCATGGTGGGGTACATCCTCGGCCTCGGCGACAGACATCCTTCCAACATCATGCTACATCGAGTCACGGGAAAAGTCTTACATATAGACTTCGGCGATTGTTTTGAAGTAACTCAGACTAGAGACAAGTTCCCTGAGAAAATACCGTTCCGATTGACCAGGATGCTTATCAATGCTATGGAG gtGACGGGTATCGAGGGTACGTATCGTTTCACGTGTGAGTCAGTGATGCACGTGCTGCACAAGCACCGTGACAGCGTGATGGCGGTGCTCGAGGCCTTCGTGTACGACCCGCTGCTCAACTGGCGTCTCGTCGACAACGAACACCGCTCGCTCACCGAATCTTCCTTCTCATCAGACATCGACTCCTCGTACACGCTCCCCAGTAGAAGTCGAAACCATCTCCATTATGAATCTCTCGAGATACCGCCCGAGGCCAATCTCAACAAACGAGCACTGTCTATACTGAACAGAATAAGAGATAAACTAACCGGCAGAGATTTCCCTCACGTAGAAGCTGTGGTGAGCGTGCCCAAACAGGTGGACCTACTCATCAAACAAGCGACGAACAATGAGAATTTGTGTCAGTGTTATATCGGCTGGTGTCCCTACTGGTAA